From Oreochromis niloticus isolate F11D_XX linkage group LG1, O_niloticus_UMD_NMBU, whole genome shotgun sequence, a single genomic window includes:
- the LOC102078011 gene encoding uncharacterized protein LOC102078011 encodes MDTSSVPHLDYSLQYQWCSDSDLSSISSPETLSPVHSMVSSLSPGYQQLPQCTPKGAKTGYSQSLKSSPCSLSGRGRRTGRPTRIRSKQRESASEKEKLRMRDLTKALHHLRSYLPPSVAPAGQTLTKIETLRLTIRYISYLSSQLGLSEEVLFQRRERADTSVSNTSSPDILSYFQSASTGGQVTQSQNVIQSSLYPTPCYSQNTVHSGNCSIGVDQHHRPYNEAPQTDMSMDGILQSPPVPQPSCQMCGKDFCTPLVPREYWG; translated from the exons ATGGATACCTCCTCAGTTCCTCATCTTGACTACAGTCTGCAGTACCAGTGGTGCTCCGACTCGGACCTCTCCAGCATCTCCTCCCCAGAGACACTTTCTCCTGTCCACTCCATGGTCTCCAGCCTCTCTCCTGGCTACCAGCAGCTCCCACAGTGTACTCCCAAGGGAGCCAAGACCGGTTATTCCCAAAGCCTCAAGTCCTCACCGTGCTCCTTGTCCGGACGTGGGCGCAGGACTGGGAGGCCCACTCGGATCCggagcaagcagagggagagcgCCAGCGAAAAGGAGAAATTAAGGATGAGGGATCTGACTAAGGCTCTACATCACCTCAGATCCTACCTTCCACCTTCAGTGGCACCTGCCGGACAAACTCTGACAAAGATAGAAACCCTCCGACTCACCATCCGCTACATCTCCTACCTCTCATCCCAGCTGGGCCTCAGCGAAGAGGTGCTGTTTCAGAGGAGGGAACGAGCAGACACCTCAGTCAGTAACACCTCCTCCCCTGACATCCTCAGCTACTTCCAGAGTGCTTCCACAGGAGGACAAGTGACCCAGAGCCAGAATGTGATCCAGAGCAGCCTGTACCCAACACCATGTTATAGCCAGAATACTGTGCATTCTGGGAATTGTAGTATTGGAGTGGATCAGCACCACAGACCGTACAATGAAGCTCCCCAGACAGATATGAGCATGGACGGTATCCTACAGTCGCCTCCAGTGCCACAGCCTTCCTGTCAG ATGTGTGGCAAAGACTTC